One window from the genome of Acaryochloris thomasi RCC1774 encodes:
- the urtA gene encoding urea ABC transporter substrate-binding protein has product MARGFNRREFLIMGSVASGSVLLKACTSSPEGGSGEGAAGDPIKVGILHSLSGTMAISEKSVVDAEQLAIKEINEAGGVLGRPIEAVIEDGQSDWDVFTEKSKKLIDQDKVAVVFGCWTSASRKAVLPVFESKDHLLFYPVQYEGQECSKNIFYTGAAPNQQIEPSVDWLLEEYKDKPFFLVGSDYVFPRTANTIIKAQLEAKGGTVVGEEYIQLGSTDVTPVVAKIQQALPDGGIIYNSLNGDTNVAFFKQIQGKGMGPDKYPTMSVSIAEEEVKAIGVEYLKDHYAAWNYFQTVDTPESKKFVDAFKAEYGDDRVVNDPMEAAYIMVYLWKQAVEQAGGPDDLEKVRAATIGQEFAAPNGPVKVAPNHHISKTVRIGKIGEDGLFEIVNATDGPVEPIAWNQYVAETKGFACDWSDPAKGEKFKI; this is encoded by the coding sequence ATGGCTAGAGGATTTAACAGACGAGAATTTCTGATCATGGGTTCCGTTGCTTCCGGCAGCGTTTTGCTCAAGGCATGTACCTCCAGTCCCGAGGGCGGCAGCGGCGAAGGAGCAGCTGGCGATCCTATAAAAGTCGGAATTCTTCACTCTCTCAGTGGCACCATGGCCATTAGCGAAAAGAGTGTCGTTGATGCTGAACAACTGGCGATTAAAGAAATCAACGAAGCTGGAGGCGTTCTCGGTCGCCCCATCGAAGCTGTCATTGAGGATGGTCAGTCTGACTGGGATGTCTTCACAGAGAAGTCTAAGAAATTGATTGACCAAGACAAGGTCGCAGTCGTGTTTGGCTGCTGGACTTCGGCCAGTCGTAAAGCTGTCTTACCTGTATTTGAATCCAAAGACCATCTGCTCTTCTACCCCGTCCAGTACGAAGGCCAAGAATGTTCTAAGAACATTTTCTATACCGGAGCAGCACCGAATCAACAGATCGAGCCTTCCGTCGATTGGCTTTTGGAAGAGTACAAAGACAAGCCTTTCTTCTTGGTCGGGTCTGACTACGTTTTTCCTCGAACTGCAAACACCATTATCAAGGCTCAGCTCGAAGCCAAGGGCGGAACTGTTGTGGGTGAAGAGTACATCCAGCTGGGCAGTACGGATGTAACCCCTGTAGTGGCGAAAATTCAGCAAGCCTTACCCGACGGCGGTATCATCTACAACAGTTTGAATGGGGACACCAACGTAGCCTTCTTTAAACAGATTCAGGGTAAAGGAATGGGGCCAGACAAGTACCCTACGATGTCGGTCAGTATTGCCGAAGAAGAGGTGAAAGCAATTGGCGTAGAGTATCTCAAGGATCACTATGCAGCCTGGAACTATTTCCAAACCGTGGATACCCCCGAAAGCAAGAAATTTGTTGATGCTTTCAAGGCTGAGTATGGCGACGACCGTGTGGTCAATGACCCGATGGAAGCGGCCTACATCATGGTTTACCTTTGGAAGCAAGCCGTCGAACAGGCAGGCGGTCCAGACGATCTGGAAAAAGTGCGGGCGGCAACGATTGGTCAGGAGTTTGCAGCACCTAACGGTCCAGTGAAAGTGGCCCCTAACCACCATATTTCCAAGACTGTGCGGATCGGCAAGATTGGTGAAGACGGTCTGTTTGAGATTGTTAACGCCACAGACGGCCCTGTCGAACCGATTGCTTGGAATCAGTATGTTGCTGAAACCAAAGGATTTGCCTGTGACTGGTCTGATCCGGCGAAGGGCGAAAAGTTCAAAATTTAG
- the urtB gene encoding urea ABC transporter permease subunit UrtB, translating to MTALLDGLFDGISIGSVLLLAALGLAIVFGLMGVINMAHGELMMMGAYTTFVVQNLFKPLGAPWFGLYIIVALVAAFIVTAIMGLILERGVIRYLYGRPLETLLATWGVSLILQQFVRSVSWMLVIGLSLFCILFFGAMSFLSRRPNFQRIRSWALVILLPLSTGIAWNVATFIGDVYKLPVTKPWFGAQNVDVTAPGWLRGGLKLGTSQIPYTRLFILGLTIVCILGVYTFLHRSAWGLRIRAVTQNREMSACLGIPTQTVDALTFAIGSGLAGIAGCAVSFLGSVGPNTGQNYIVDTFMVVVVGGVGKLVGSIVAALAIGIANYVIGTNALGPLVASVPFLSDFFAFFANASMAKVMVFALIISFLQFKPAGMFPQKGRTVDA from the coding sequence TTGACCGCGTTACTCGACGGCTTATTTGATGGCATCAGCATTGGCTCAGTTCTGCTTTTAGCGGCGCTGGGCCTTGCGATTGTCTTTGGCCTCATGGGTGTCATTAACATGGCCCATGGGGAACTGATGATGATGGGTGCCTACACGACCTTTGTCGTTCAGAATCTCTTTAAACCACTGGGCGCACCCTGGTTTGGCCTCTATATCATCGTGGCTCTGGTTGCCGCCTTCATCGTCACAGCGATTATGGGACTGATTTTAGAACGGGGCGTCATTCGCTATCTTTACGGGCGACCGCTAGAGACGCTCTTGGCAACCTGGGGCGTCAGCTTAATTTTGCAGCAGTTTGTCCGCAGCGTTAGCTGGATGCTCGTGATTGGCCTGTCGCTGTTCTGCATCTTGTTTTTTGGTGCGATGTCGTTTCTATCGCGACGGCCCAACTTTCAGCGCATTCGGAGCTGGGCACTGGTGATTTTGCTACCCCTCTCAACGGGCATTGCCTGGAATGTGGCAACCTTTATCGGAGACGTCTACAAGCTGCCAGTGACAAAGCCCTGGTTTGGTGCCCAGAACGTTGATGTAACCGCTCCAGGATGGCTCCGAGGGGGGCTTAAATTGGGAACTTCTCAGATCCCTTACACGCGTCTCTTTATTCTGGGGCTAACGATTGTTTGTATTCTGGGCGTTTACACCTTCTTGCATCGCTCTGCCTGGGGGCTGCGAATTCGGGCGGTGACGCAAAATCGTGAGATGAGTGCCTGTTTGGGCATTCCCACGCAAACGGTGGATGCATTGACTTTTGCCATCGGTTCAGGGCTGGCCGGAATTGCAGGCTGCGCAGTCAGCTTCCTCGGATCGGTTGGCCCAAATACAGGGCAGAACTACATTGTTGACACCTTTATGGTGGTCGTTGTTGGCGGTGTGGGTAAGTTGGTGGGCAGCATTGTGGCCGCGCTAGCGATCGGGATCGCCAACTACGTGATCGGAACTAACGCCCTTGGTCCTTTGGTTGCATCCGTTCCATTTCTGTCTGACTTTTTTGCCTTTTTTGCCAATGCCAGTATGGCCAAGGTGATGGTGTTTGCTTTAATTATCAGCTTCCTGCAGTTCAAGCCTGCAGGGATGTTCCCGCAGAAAGGACGGACGGTGGATGCTTAG
- the urtD gene encoding urea ABC transporter ATP-binding protein UrtD, translating into MSAKILEIEDLTVSFDGFKALNQLNFSMDPGELRVIIGPNGAGKTTFLDVITGKVQPTIGSARFKGKNLKARSEHQICRMGIGRKFQTPRIFLKLTPRENLSLAGNRYKGVFSTLLNKKPAGERQTIGGLLETIGLTAKADISAELLSHGEKQRLEIGMLVAQSPDLLLVDEPVAGLTDEETENVGNLLLDLAESHSIIVIEHDMEFVRQIARQQVTVLHQGSVLCEGKMSDVQNDPRVIEVYLGEAPSMDE; encoded by the coding sequence ATGAGCGCCAAAATCTTAGAAATTGAAGATCTGACCGTTAGCTTTGATGGCTTCAAAGCCTTAAATCAGCTCAACTTCAGCATGGATCCAGGAGAGTTGCGCGTCATTATTGGACCCAATGGCGCGGGCAAGACCACCTTTTTGGATGTGATTACGGGTAAGGTACAGCCCACCATCGGCTCCGCCCGTTTCAAAGGTAAAAACCTCAAGGCACGCTCTGAACATCAGATCTGTCGCATGGGTATTGGCCGTAAATTTCAAACGCCGCGTATCTTCCTGAAACTGACGCCGCGAGAGAACCTTAGCTTAGCGGGCAATCGATATAAGGGTGTATTTTCGACCTTGCTCAACAAAAAGCCCGCTGGTGAGCGGCAAACGATTGGGGGACTGCTAGAAACCATTGGCTTGACGGCCAAAGCCGATATCTCAGCAGAACTGCTCTCCCACGGCGAAAAGCAGCGGCTAGAAATTGGGATGCTGGTTGCCCAATCTCCGGACTTACTGCTCGTTGATGAACCCGTGGCAGGCCTCACAGATGAAGAGACAGAGAATGTCGGGAACTTGCTGCTTGACTTAGCTGAGAGCCATTCCATTATTGTGATTGAGCATGATATGGAGTTTGTGCGCCAGATTGCCCGCCAGCAGGTCACGGTTCTCCATCAGGGTAGCGTGCTGTGCGAAGGCAAGATGAGCGACGTTCAAAACGATCCCCGCGTCATTGAGGTTTACCTGGGCGAAGCACCTTCAATGGATGAATGA
- the urtC gene encoding urea ABC transporter permease subunit UrtC: protein MLRAINQKIQQRPRLFEAGLVVAIALLILFAAPAILTAVGQEFRVNMLGRFLALAIVALGIDLIWGYTGILSLGHGLFFTLGGYALAMYLKLQLPEGELPEFFTLYGVTELPWFWKPFYSFPFALAATVFVPMLIATLLGYLVFRNRIRGVYFSILTQAALIVFFNFFNSQQKLINGTNGLKTDTTKIFDMYVGSDDVQRVLYILSVVFLILAYCLSRWLTSGRLGRLLIAIRDDESRVRFSGYDPTGFKVLVFAVSAGLAGIAGALYAAQSGGISPKTMDIAFSIEMVIWVAVGGRASLVGAVLGAILVNFSKSILSEQFPQVWLFFLGGLFLTVVTVLPDGFVGWIRTTGVEQVRSRLGRRRLLTYPSLSEDPEVEYERQNLRN, encoded by the coding sequence ATGCTTAGGGCCATTAATCAGAAAATTCAACAAAGGCCGCGTCTGTTTGAGGCAGGATTGGTCGTTGCGATCGCACTTCTAATCCTATTCGCTGCCCCTGCCATCCTTACTGCAGTGGGCCAAGAGTTTCGCGTCAACATGCTGGGACGATTTCTGGCACTTGCGATCGTCGCCCTCGGCATTGACCTGATCTGGGGCTACACCGGCATCTTAAGCTTAGGACATGGTTTATTTTTCACGCTCGGCGGCTATGCCCTAGCCATGTACCTGAAGCTGCAGCTCCCAGAGGGAGAACTGCCTGAGTTTTTTACCCTCTACGGCGTCACTGAACTGCCTTGGTTCTGGAAGCCGTTTTATTCATTTCCATTTGCATTGGCGGCCACCGTTTTCGTGCCAATGCTAATTGCCACATTGTTGGGCTATCTGGTGTTCCGAAATCGGATCCGGGGGGTTTACTTTTCAATCTTGACCCAGGCCGCCCTGATCGTTTTCTTCAACTTCTTCAATAGTCAGCAAAAGCTGATCAATGGCACTAACGGTCTAAAGACAGACACGACCAAGATCTTCGATATGTACGTAGGGTCAGACGATGTACAAAGAGTTCTGTACATCCTGAGTGTGGTGTTCTTGATCTTAGCCTATTGTTTGAGCCGCTGGCTCACCAGTGGTCGCTTAGGTCGCCTACTGATTGCCATTCGAGATGACGAAAGCCGGGTTCGATTTTCAGGCTATGACCCGACCGGCTTCAAGGTGCTTGTCTTTGCAGTGTCGGCGGGACTAGCAGGGATCGCCGGTGCTCTCTATGCAGCCCAATCCGGCGGCATTTCGCCGAAAACCATGGACATTGCCTTCTCTATTGAGATGGTGATTTGGGTCGCCGTGGGGGGGCGGGCCAGCTTGGTCGGTGCTGTTTTGGGCGCAATTCTAGTCAACTTTTCTAAAAGTATTCTGAGCGAGCAGTTCCCGCAGGTGTGGCTATTTTTCTTGGGCGGATTGTTTTTGACGGTGGTGACGGTTTTGCCTGATGGGTTTGTGGGTTGGATACGGACAACGGGTGTGGAACAGGTGCGATCTCGTCTAGGCCGTCGTCGGCTCTTAACTTACCCCAGCTTGTCAGAAGATCCAGAGGTAGAATATGAGCGCCAAAATCTTAGAAATTGA